One Kutzneria kofuensis DNA window includes the following coding sequences:
- a CDS encoding ATP-binding protein translates to MAADQAALCALGAYLRRLRLRRGLSLRGMARRLGATGHSALVDFEHGRRLLPADLLALYRNAFPDDAAELSRLWDAVLSARAQVPPPVGTVAQLPADLVDFVDRDTELSRVLTWIRQATAVVTVSGEPGVGKSSFALHVAHRVRADYPDGQLYVALHGAGRQPLPPAQVLAKLLVPLGVPDNRLPADVDGRAALLRSVLASRRVLIVLDAAADETQVRPALPGHGESLVLITSRGPLAALDGARHVRLGVFAPDAALELFRRVAGADRVAAELHESRQIVAHCGHLPLATRLAAASIATWPRGQLRDWADELADRATRLDRLRVGDRAVNTVFELSYQAMSEPARTLFRRAPLLPGPDFGARTAATAFPDGGADTALAELTQRGMVQASDRARRYRMHDLLRLFAETRLDLEEAAADRESVERAVLGDLLGTAFDAGATLDPSGYAVPRPESRFADREAAVRWLDAEYRCVAAGMRRAGELGLTELVFPLLVALPWYWDLRCHWDEWRDVNTSALELAETVGDGLHQVIALNGLCIALRSVGDVTAAIEHGRAAVRLARRIERPDEEAGALDRLGCALGDVGQHETAASLFADAIRLNEQAGERWSLATTRRHLGEALRALGRLDQAAAAFEQAAREFAELDATRSQAMTYCGHAEVMLDRGALDEAAGLYRDAMESFRAHDDHWGVAYTRLGLGRVFAAAGRREDAARELTTAVDAFADLGDNSYQAAALRALAVLSDASA, encoded by the coding sequence GTGGCGGCGGATCAAGCCGCGTTGTGCGCTCTCGGCGCATACCTGCGCAGGCTGCGGCTCCGGCGCGGTCTCTCCCTGCGTGGCATGGCCCGCCGGCTCGGCGCCACCGGCCACAGCGCCCTTGTCGACTTCGAGCACGGACGCCGGCTGCTTCCCGCCGACCTGCTCGCCTTGTACCGCAACGCCTTTCCGGACGACGCCGCGGAGCTGAGCCGACTGTGGGACGCCGTGCTCTCGGCCCGCGCGCAGGTTCCGCCGCCGGTCGGAACGGTCGCACAGCTGCCGGCCGACCTCGTGGACTTCGTCGACCGGGACACCGAACTGTCCCGGGTGCTGACGTGGATTCGGCAGGCGACGGCGGTCGTCACCGTCTCCGGCGAACCGGGCGTCGGCAAGTCGAGCTTCGCGTTGCACGTCGCGCACCGCGTCCGCGCCGACTACCCGGACGGCCAGCTCTACGTGGCGCTGCACGGCGCCGGGCGGCAACCGCTGCCGCCGGCCCAGGTGCTGGCGAAACTCCTTGTCCCGCTGGGCGTTCCGGACAACCGGCTGCCCGCGGACGTGGACGGCCGCGCGGCGCTGCTGCGCTCCGTGCTGGCCAGCCGGCGGGTGCTGATCGTGCTGGACGCCGCCGCCGACGAGACCCAGGTGCGACCGGCGCTGCCGGGACACGGCGAGTCGCTGGTCCTGATCACCTCGCGTGGCCCGTTGGCCGCGCTGGACGGCGCACGGCACGTCCGGCTCGGCGTGTTCGCGCCGGACGCCGCGTTGGAGCTGTTCCGGCGGGTCGCCGGAGCGGACCGAGTGGCGGCCGAGCTGCACGAGAGCCGGCAGATCGTCGCCCACTGCGGACACCTGCCCCTGGCCACCCGACTCGCGGCCGCCAGCATCGCCACCTGGCCGCGCGGGCAGCTGCGGGACTGGGCCGACGAACTGGCGGACCGGGCGACCCGCCTGGACCGGCTGCGGGTCGGCGACCGCGCCGTGAACACCGTGTTCGAGCTGAGCTATCAGGCGATGTCCGAGCCGGCGCGAACCCTGTTCCGGCGGGCCCCGTTGCTCCCAGGTCCGGACTTCGGTGCGCGGACCGCCGCCACGGCGTTCCCCGATGGTGGCGCGGACACGGCCCTCGCGGAGCTGACCCAGCGCGGCATGGTGCAGGCGTCCGACCGCGCCCGCCGGTACCGGATGCACGACCTGCTCAGGTTGTTCGCCGAGACGCGGCTCGATCTGGAGGAGGCGGCGGCCGACCGGGAATCCGTCGAACGGGCCGTGCTCGGCGACCTGCTCGGCACGGCCTTCGACGCGGGCGCGACGCTGGACCCGTCCGGATATGCCGTGCCCCGGCCGGAATCCAGGTTCGCCGACCGGGAGGCGGCTGTCCGCTGGCTGGACGCCGAGTACCGCTGTGTCGCGGCCGGCATGCGGCGCGCCGGCGAGCTCGGACTCACCGAGCTGGTGTTCCCGTTGCTGGTGGCGCTGCCGTGGTACTGGGACCTGCGCTGCCACTGGGACGAATGGCGGGACGTGAACACCTCGGCGCTCGAGCTGGCGGAGACCGTCGGCGACGGCCTGCACCAGGTCATCGCGCTGAACGGACTGTGCATCGCGTTGCGTTCGGTCGGCGACGTCACGGCGGCCATCGAGCACGGCCGGGCCGCGGTCCGGCTGGCCCGCCGAATCGAGCGTCCCGACGAGGAAGCCGGGGCCCTCGATCGCCTGGGGTGCGCGCTCGGCGACGTCGGCCAGCACGAGACCGCCGCCTCGCTGTTCGCGGACGCGATCCGGCTCAACGAGCAGGCGGGCGAGCGCTGGTCGCTGGCGACCACGCGGCGGCACCTCGGCGAGGCACTGCGCGCGTTGGGCCGGCTCGACCAGGCCGCGGCGGCGTTCGAACAGGCTGCCCGGGAGTTCGCCGAACTGGACGCGACCCGGTCGCAGGCGATGACGTACTGCGGGCACGCCGAGGTGATGCTCGACCGTGGCGCCCTTGACGAGGCCGCCGGCCTGTACCGGGACGCGATGGAGTCGTTCCGTGCGCACGACGACCACTGGGGCGTCGCCTACACACGGCTCGGCCTCGGCCGGGTGTTCGCCGCCGCCGGTCGGCGCGAGGACGCCGCCCGCGAACTCACCACCGCCGTCGACGCGTTCGCCGACCTGGGCGACAACAGCTATCAGGCCGCCGCGCTGCGGGCGCTCGCCGTGCTGTCCGACGCCTCCGCCTGA
- a CDS encoding CHAP domain-containing protein, whose protein sequence is MRIRLPLLAAVVALGAAMTAAAPAGAAGATQRHTYLRTVSGWNYVSTEAGWTDSQGRHAKNVLRARATIPGPYEGYEIRHLSGMPDGAVALWSDVAQAYVSAEFSWTGRDRGALHARPGQTTVGPWETFYQVQIGTSGNYPVFTLKANDSSGGSYYVSADQGQNYPGDLQGVLQANQTVAKDGEHWAEGPGPRNLITGNDYPWRYAAFDPAKNPPSDFVDAPNRGGFQYARECDSFVAWKIYENTGGRQYTQTGGPGGTPTDYRTYSVDINGGNPGMGPDAKDWATNATRYNSSFWVDQTPTPGAVAQWNANSGGMAGFGHVAYVDKVNPDGSIVVENFNLTGHGEYSVNTFSTKSPTVVGNLTFYWPSNFVHINQFH, encoded by the coding sequence ATGCGTATCCGATTACCACTGCTCGCCGCCGTCGTCGCGTTGGGCGCCGCGATGACCGCGGCCGCGCCGGCCGGCGCGGCCGGCGCCACGCAGCGCCACACGTACCTGCGGACGGTCAGCGGTTGGAACTACGTCTCCACCGAGGCCGGCTGGACCGACAGTCAGGGCCGGCACGCCAAGAACGTGCTGCGGGCCCGCGCGACCATCCCCGGCCCGTACGAGGGCTACGAGATCCGGCACCTGTCCGGCATGCCCGACGGCGCCGTCGCGCTCTGGTCGGACGTCGCCCAGGCCTATGTCAGCGCCGAGTTCTCCTGGACCGGCCGCGACCGGGGCGCCCTGCACGCCCGGCCCGGCCAGACCACCGTCGGCCCGTGGGAGACGTTCTACCAGGTGCAGATCGGCACCAGCGGCAACTACCCCGTCTTCACACTCAAGGCGAACGACTCCAGCGGCGGCAGCTACTACGTGTCCGCCGACCAGGGCCAGAACTACCCCGGTGACCTGCAGGGCGTGCTCCAGGCCAACCAGACCGTGGCCAAGGACGGCGAGCACTGGGCCGAGGGACCCGGTCCGCGCAACCTGATCACCGGCAACGACTATCCGTGGCGCTACGCCGCCTTCGACCCGGCCAAGAACCCGCCGAGCGACTTCGTCGACGCTCCGAACCGGGGCGGCTTCCAGTACGCCCGCGAGTGCGACTCGTTCGTCGCCTGGAAGATCTACGAGAACACCGGCGGCCGGCAGTACACGCAGACCGGCGGGCCCGGCGGCACGCCGACCGACTACCGCACCTACTCGGTGGACATCAACGGCGGCAACCCGGGCATGGGCCCGGACGCCAAGGACTGGGCCACCAACGCGACGCGCTACAACTCGAGCTTCTGGGTCGACCAGACGCCGACGCCCGGCGCGGTGGCGCAGTGGAACGCCAACTCCGGAGGCATGGCCGGCTTCGGCCACGTGGCCTACGTCGACAAGGTCAACCCCGACGGGTCGATCGTGGTCGAGAACTTCAACCTGACCGGGCACGGCGAGTACTCGGTGAACACGTTCAGCACCAAGAGCCCGACCGTGGTGGGGAACCTGACGTTCTACTGGCCGTCGAACTTCGTGCACATCAACCAGTTCCACTGA